The Sorangiineae bacterium MSr11367 genome window below encodes:
- a CDS encoding glycoside hydrolase family 26 protein: protein MNRRPTFATWLLALALSACSARAPAPDPSQENVARVGTTPRERLLTWIRSLSSRTENRVLIGQEISSWSADTYDEFVVGLERKTGERPAIVGFSLLEPGDYDARGIDCLIDHHQRGGLVTVSTHWTHPWNDYPESGKYYVKDANARKPNLRALLNNAPDSAPKSKYWAQVHDLEAVLQRLKDAGAVVLFRPFHEMNGTWFWWGHDVNTEKTALVELWQDLHTYLARFDNLLWVYSPATSWNAAIRHYYPGVDYVDIAGFDLYADDLVPYQPGHRPDDDDWAETRKLAHPGGLAEFGPGGDRFPNGAHTLIDRLNDTYKTAVFAHSWTSWAEGQQRALVEQPDIDWALDQPPILTLREVAW, encoded by the coding sequence ATGAACCGCCGCCCCACGTTCGCCACCTGGCTGCTCGCCCTCGCTCTGAGTGCTTGCAGCGCTCGAGCCCCCGCCCCGGATCCCTCCCAGGAAAACGTCGCACGCGTCGGCACGACGCCGCGCGAGCGCCTGCTCACGTGGATCCGATCGCTGTCCAGCCGGACCGAGAACCGCGTCCTCATCGGCCAAGAGATCTCCTCGTGGAGCGCAGACACCTACGACGAATTCGTCGTGGGCCTGGAGCGCAAAACCGGGGAGCGGCCCGCCATCGTGGGATTCAGCCTTCTCGAGCCGGGCGACTACGATGCGCGCGGCATCGATTGCCTGATCGACCATCACCAGCGCGGTGGCCTCGTGACGGTGAGCACGCATTGGACGCACCCGTGGAACGATTACCCGGAGAGCGGCAAGTACTACGTCAAGGATGCCAATGCGCGGAAACCCAACTTGCGTGCACTCCTCAACAATGCACCCGACAGCGCGCCCAAGAGCAAATATTGGGCGCAGGTGCACGACCTGGAAGCGGTCCTTCAGCGCCTGAAGGATGCAGGGGCCGTCGTCCTGTTTCGACCCTTTCACGAGATGAATGGAACGTGGTTCTGGTGGGGGCACGACGTGAACACGGAGAAGACCGCGTTGGTGGAGCTCTGGCAAGATCTCCACACGTACCTCGCGCGGTTCGACAATTTGCTTTGGGTCTATTCGCCCGCGACCAGCTGGAATGCTGCGATTCGCCATTATTATCCCGGGGTGGACTATGTCGATATCGCCGGCTTCGACCTGTATGCCGATGACTTGGTTCCCTATCAGCCCGGTCATCGGCCCGACGACGACGACTGGGCCGAGACACGGAAGCTCGCCCACCCAGGCGGCCTCGCAGAGTTCGGACCCGGCGGCGATCGATTTCCGAACGGAGCGCACACGCTGATCGATCGGCTCAACGATACGTACAAAACGGCCGTGTTCGCGCACTCGTGGACGAGCTGGGCCGAGGGCCAGCAGCGTGCCCTCGTGGAGCAGCCGGACATCGATTGGGCCCTCGATCAGCCGCCGATTCTGACCCTGCGGGAAGTGGCCTGGTAG
- a CDS encoding adenosine deaminase — MTDLTTFIAGLPKAELHVHHVGSASPQIVAKLAARHPDSRVPKDPEALAKYFVFRDFAHFVEIYLSVVDLIRDPEDVRILTYEIAREMARQNIRYAELTITPYSSVTRGIPAKPFVEAIDDARRSARTELGVALNWCFDIPGEAGIPAAEETLRIALNCKSDGLVSFGLGGPEIGVPRQQFKPYFEQAIAAGLHSVPHAGESTGPQTIWDSLVDLRAERIGHGISATQDPRLLRHLVEHRIPLEVCPTSNIATRSAPSLEAHPIKDLVAAGVWVTINSDDPPMFGTDLNTEYAIAARLLNLDESGIAKLAKNAVDASFMDAAAKAAIHAEIDAYVTRGCDHPR, encoded by the coding sequence ATGACAGATCTCACCACGTTCATCGCAGGGCTACCGAAGGCCGAGCTGCACGTGCACCACGTCGGCTCGGCATCGCCGCAAATCGTCGCCAAACTGGCCGCGCGCCACCCGGATTCGCGGGTGCCGAAGGATCCGGAAGCGCTGGCGAAGTACTTCGTGTTTCGCGACTTTGCCCATTTCGTCGAGATTTACCTCTCGGTGGTGGACCTCATTCGCGATCCGGAGGACGTGCGCATCCTCACGTACGAAATCGCGCGTGAGATGGCGCGGCAAAACATCCGCTACGCGGAGCTGACCATCACGCCGTACAGCTCCGTCACCCGTGGCATCCCTGCGAAGCCCTTCGTCGAAGCCATCGACGATGCACGCCGGTCCGCGCGCACGGAACTGGGTGTTGCGCTCAATTGGTGTTTCGACATTCCGGGTGAGGCAGGCATCCCCGCCGCGGAAGAGACGTTGCGCATCGCCTTGAATTGCAAGTCCGATGGCCTGGTGTCCTTCGGCTTGGGCGGCCCGGAGATTGGCGTGCCGCGCCAGCAGTTCAAACCGTATTTCGAGCAAGCCATCGCCGCCGGACTGCACAGCGTGCCCCATGCCGGCGAGAGCACCGGCCCGCAAACGATTTGGGATTCCCTCGTCGATTTGCGGGCCGAGCGCATCGGTCACGGCATCAGCGCGACGCAGGACCCGCGCTTACTGCGGCACCTCGTCGAGCACCGCATCCCGCTCGAGGTATGCCCCACCTCGAACATCGCCACCCGCTCGGCGCCGAGCTTGGAGGCGCATCCCATCAAAGACTTGGTGGCCGCCGGTGTGTGGGTCACCATCAACAGCGACGACCCGCCCATGTTCGGTACGGATCTGAATACCGAATACGCCATCGCCGCGCGCCTTCTGAACCTGGACGAATCCGGCATTGCCAAGCTGGCCAAGAACGCCGTCGATGCGTCCTTCATGGACGCCGCAGCGAAAGCGGCGATCCATGCGGAGATTGATGCGTATGTGACGCGAGGATGCGACCATCCAAGGTGA
- a CDS encoding helix-turn-helix domain-containing protein, which translates to MVDVEVIHDPAVAAVALEPMRSRLLAELSEPASAAALSTRVGLARQKVNYHLRALEAHGLVRVAEKRQWGGLTERLLVATASSYVVSPKAMGPAAVDPERATTDRLSASYLIALAARVVREVGDMVVRAREAGKRMPSLSIDTQIRFRSAAERASFTSELTRAVTTLAARYHDETAPGGRPYRFVVMAHPTPHAEKPHAEKEEACP; encoded by the coding sequence ATGGTCGACGTCGAAGTCATTCACGATCCGGCGGTGGCAGCCGTGGCGTTGGAGCCGATGCGCAGCCGGCTTCTGGCGGAGCTTTCGGAGCCCGCGTCGGCGGCCGCGCTCTCGACGCGGGTCGGGCTTGCGCGCCAAAAGGTGAACTACCATCTGCGCGCGCTCGAAGCGCACGGCTTGGTGCGCGTGGCGGAGAAGCGGCAGTGGGGCGGGCTTACCGAGCGGCTCTTGGTGGCGACGGCGTCGTCGTACGTCGTCTCGCCGAAGGCCATGGGGCCCGCCGCGGTCGATCCCGAGCGCGCGACCACCGATCGCCTTTCGGCCAGCTACCTCATTGCCCTCGCCGCCCGCGTCGTGCGCGAGGTGGGGGACATGGTCGTGCGCGCGCGGGAGGCCGGTAAGCGCATGCCGTCCCTCTCCATCGACACGCAGATCCGATTTCGGTCGGCGGCGGAGCGCGCGAGCTTCACCAGCGAACTGACGCGGGCGGTGACCACGCTCGCTGCCCGTTACCACGATGAAACCGCGCCGGGAGGGAGGCCATACCGATTCGTCGTCATGGCGCACCCGACGCCCCACGCCGAAAAGCCCCACGCCGAAAAGGAGGAAGCATGCCCGTAA
- a CDS encoding family 10 glycosylhydrolase, protein MRLRSCVACFLGVLVTASAAGAAPSVSPAAKETQCTTNPATPKRQMRAAWIASVVNIDWPSRKGLPAAEQQAEYRKLLDDLKAKNFNAVIVQIRPTADAFWPSPYEPWSEWLTGEQGRDPGYDPLAFAIEEAHARNLEFHAWFNPYRVSMQNDPAKLVPSHPARQHPDWTFAYGPKLYYDPGHPAARTFVENAIMHAVDHYDIDGVHFDDYFYPYPITGKAVPDDATYAQYGAAYPNVHDWRRANINRLIEDMDAQIHFAKPWVKFGISPFGIWQNKSSDPRGSETGGFESYSGIYADSFKWVKEGWVDYINPQIYWNIGLPVADYSKLVPWWAQVVGGTGVHLYVGQSTYKIGTSGAWLDPEEMSRHLTFNRAYADVQGDVHFSAKDVLADRLGAVSKVVQAHHSRPALLPLKADLGGSAPRMPIIVQAKRGTGGVELTVRPVDLGGSAATTSVAIYRFDGIDLPGACGFADASHLLGTARTKAGENAAAHFVDATAQPGTMYTYYATALDRLQHEGPASPPRIVR, encoded by the coding sequence ATGAGACTACGATCCTGCGTCGCTTGCTTTCTCGGTGTCCTGGTCACAGCATCGGCGGCGGGTGCTGCGCCATCCGTCTCCCCGGCCGCCAAAGAAACGCAATGCACGACGAATCCGGCCACGCCCAAGCGCCAAATGCGCGCGGCGTGGATCGCCAGCGTCGTGAACATCGATTGGCCGAGCCGCAAAGGCCTCCCTGCCGCGGAGCAGCAAGCCGAATACCGCAAGCTGCTGGACGATCTCAAAGCGAAAAATTTCAATGCGGTCATCGTCCAGATTCGGCCAACGGCGGATGCGTTCTGGCCATCGCCCTACGAGCCGTGGTCCGAATGGCTCACCGGTGAGCAAGGCCGCGATCCTGGTTACGATCCGCTGGCCTTCGCGATCGAGGAAGCCCACGCGCGCAACCTGGAGTTCCACGCCTGGTTCAATCCCTACCGGGTGAGCATGCAGAACGACCCCGCGAAGCTGGTGCCCAGCCACCCCGCGCGCCAGCATCCGGATTGGACCTTCGCCTACGGCCCCAAGTTGTATTACGACCCCGGCCACCCCGCGGCGCGCACGTTCGTGGAGAACGCCATCATGCACGCCGTTGACCATTACGACATCGACGGCGTGCACTTCGACGACTACTTCTACCCGTACCCCATCACCGGCAAGGCCGTGCCCGACGATGCGACATATGCCCAATACGGGGCGGCCTATCCGAACGTCCACGATTGGCGGCGCGCCAACATCAATCGCCTCATCGAGGACATGGACGCGCAGATTCACTTTGCCAAGCCGTGGGTCAAATTTGGAATTAGTCCTTTCGGGATCTGGCAGAACAAATCGTCCGATCCGCGCGGCTCCGAGACGGGCGGCTTCGAATCGTACAGCGGCATTTATGCCGACTCGTTCAAGTGGGTCAAAGAGGGCTGGGTCGATTACATCAACCCGCAGATCTATTGGAACATTGGCCTTCCCGTGGCCGACTATTCCAAGCTCGTGCCCTGGTGGGCACAGGTCGTGGGGGGCACCGGGGTCCATTTGTACGTGGGGCAGTCCACGTACAAGATTGGCACCTCGGGTGCCTGGCTCGATCCGGAGGAGATGAGCCGGCACCTCACGTTCAACCGCGCCTATGCCGACGTTCAGGGCGATGTGCACTTCAGCGCCAAAGACGTCCTCGCGGATCGGCTCGGTGCCGTTTCGAAGGTGGTGCAGGCGCACCACTCCCGTCCAGCACTGTTGCCGCTCAAAGCCGACCTTGGAGGAAGCGCGCCGCGTATGCCGATCATCGTGCAGGCGAAGCGGGGCACCGGCGGCGTGGAATTGACGGTTCGCCCGGTGGACCTGGGCGGCTCGGCCGCGACCACGTCGGTGGCGATCTACCGATTCGACGGCATCGATCTGCCAGGCGCTTGCGGCTTTGCCGACGCGTCGCACCTGCTCGGAACCGCCCGCACCAAGGCGGGCGAGAATGCAGCGGCCCATTTCGTCGATGCCACCGCGCAGCCGGGAACGATGTACACGTATTACGCCACGGCGTTGGATCGTCTCCAACACGAGGGCCCGGCCAGCCCTCCGCGCATCGTGCGCTAG
- a CDS encoding SRPBCC domain-containing protein, with translation MPVKKDPSGRRYVEAEAEVPGTPEQVWDAIATGPGISSWFVPTQVEEREGGTVTSQFGVGDSVANVTEWNPPHRFVATSPDLGEHAATVATEWVVEARDGGTCVVRVVHSWFADTDQWDKDFEGHEHGWREFFRILRLYLTHFRGHYGAILQVLPVLPEPKDTAWAALMSRLGLPRAPEVGQRIASSNGAPAFAGVVEHVGEGAYPESLFVRLDAPAPGLAHLFAMAMGGQVFLIVRLYLFGDKPAALVAREEPAWKAHLASMAEAVKDGKVQK, from the coding sequence ATGCCCGTAAAGAAAGATCCGTCCGGTCGCCGCTACGTCGAGGCCGAGGCCGAAGTTCCTGGTACCCCCGAACAAGTCTGGGACGCCATTGCCACGGGGCCGGGCATTTCCTCGTGGTTCGTGCCCACGCAGGTCGAGGAGCGCGAGGGCGGCACCGTCACCTCGCAATTCGGCGTCGGCGATTCGGTGGCCAACGTCACCGAATGGAACCCTCCGCATCGGTTCGTCGCCACCAGCCCAGACCTCGGCGAACATGCTGCCACGGTCGCCACCGAATGGGTCGTCGAAGCGCGCGACGGCGGCACCTGCGTCGTGCGCGTGGTGCACAGTTGGTTCGCCGACACCGACCAATGGGACAAGGATTTCGAGGGCCACGAGCACGGCTGGCGCGAGTTCTTCCGCATCCTGCGCCTGTACCTCACGCACTTCCGCGGCCACTACGGGGCGATTCTTCAAGTGCTTCCCGTGCTGCCCGAACCCAAGGACACCGCGTGGGCGGCCTTGATGTCGCGTCTCGGCTTGCCCCGCGCGCCCGAGGTGGGGCAGCGCATCGCCTCCTCGAACGGTGCGCCCGCATTCGCCGGCGTCGTGGAACATGTCGGCGAGGGCGCTTACCCGGAGTCCTTGTTCGTTCGCCTCGATGCACCGGCCCCGGGGCTGGCGCACCTCTTTGCCATGGCCATGGGCGGGCAGGTCTTCCTGATTGTCCGGCTCTACCTTTTCGGCGACAAACCGGCCGCGTTGGTGGCGCGGGAAGAGCCTGCATGGAAGGCTCACCTCGCTTCCATGGCGGAGGCCGTCAAGGACGGAAAAGTGCAAAAATAG
- a CDS encoding VOC family protein, with amino-acid sequence MAIKQITPYLFFSGTADKAIKHYEKALGAKIEGGAVMRFGDVPPGGGMPPCPAADKDRVMHALLHIGGGQVMISDVPSDKKASTVSNVEVVLDFDDVAETTAKFDALAAGGEITSPLQDTFWGAKFGTLTDAYGIRWMFNCTLKK; translated from the coding sequence ATGGCGATCAAGCAAATTACCCCGTACCTGTTCTTCAGCGGCACGGCGGACAAGGCTATCAAGCACTACGAGAAGGCCCTGGGGGCCAAGATCGAGGGCGGCGCGGTCATGCGGTTCGGTGACGTTCCGCCCGGTGGCGGCATGCCCCCGTGTCCGGCTGCGGACAAGGACCGCGTCATGCACGCGCTCCTTCACATCGGCGGTGGCCAAGTCATGATCAGCGACGTGCCCTCGGACAAGAAAGCCTCCACGGTGAGCAACGTCGAGGTCGTGCTCGACTTCGACGACGTGGCGGAGACCACCGCGAAGTTCGACGCCCTGGCCGCCGGTGGCGAGATCACGTCTCCGCTGCAGGACACCTTTTGGGGCGCCAAGTTCGGCACCCTGACGGACGCCTACGGCATCCGCTGGATGTTCAACTGCACGCTGAAAAAGTAG
- a CDS encoding NAD(P)H-binding protein, which yields MNTIHETTGSASSAPSAAAQTTSPTTLIVGGTGKTGRRVAQGLEAKGIPVRIASRSSGAGATKFDWEDESTWAPALRGIDAVYLTYFPDLCDPRAPQHIRAFSKKAVECGVTRIVLLSGRGEPQCWPSEKAVRESGAKFTILRCSWFNQNFSEGQLLDAVRSGEIAFPAGNCAEPFIDVDDIADVAVAALTDDAHSGKLYELTGPRLLTFAEAAAEMSRAAGRPIQYVPVSGEEYAKVLAEFFPPDQVTFLTDLFLFVLDGHNAHLSDGVERALGRKPRDFADFARKAAATGIWS from the coding sequence ATGAATACAATCCACGAGACGACTGGTTCTGCTTCTTCCGCTCCTTCCGCTGCGGCTCAAACGACGTCGCCGACGACCTTGATCGTCGGAGGCACCGGCAAAACGGGGCGCCGCGTGGCACAAGGCCTGGAGGCGAAAGGCATTCCCGTTCGCATTGCCTCACGCTCGTCGGGCGCGGGCGCGACGAAGTTCGATTGGGAGGACGAGAGCACCTGGGCACCGGCGCTGCGCGGCATCGACGCCGTGTACCTGACGTACTTCCCGGATCTCTGCGATCCGCGGGCGCCCCAACACATCCGAGCCTTCAGCAAGAAGGCCGTCGAGTGCGGGGTCACCCGCATCGTCCTCTTGTCCGGCCGCGGCGAGCCGCAATGCTGGCCGAGCGAAAAAGCGGTTCGCGAATCGGGGGCCAAGTTCACCATTCTGCGGTGCTCTTGGTTCAATCAAAACTTCAGCGAGGGGCAACTGCTCGACGCCGTGCGCAGCGGCGAAATCGCCTTTCCTGCCGGCAACTGCGCGGAGCCCTTCATCGATGTGGACGACATCGCCGACGTGGCCGTCGCCGCCCTCACCGACGATGCCCATTCGGGCAAGCTGTACGAGCTCACCGGACCGCGCTTGCTCACCTTCGCCGAGGCCGCAGCGGAGATGTCTCGCGCCGCGGGCCGCCCGATTCAATACGTCCCGGTGTCCGGCGAGGAGTACGCCAAGGTGCTCGCCGAGTTCTTCCCGCCCGACCAGGTGACCTTCCTCACCGACCTTTTCCTCTTCGTCCTCGACGGCCACAACGCGCACCTGAGCGACGGCGTCGAACGCGCCCTCGGACGCAAGCCGCGCGACTTCGCAGACTTCGCCCGCAAAGCCGCCGCGACCGGCATCTGGAGCTAA
- a CDS encoding LysR family transcriptional regulator, which translates to MQRTPPPRETLHWDDVKLFLALCRARTVGQAAEALGVDASTVSRRLATLEEALSATLFDRGRDGIAATEAAESLMPVAEEMEAVMARFASAAEGLEREVAGLVRITCPPDVADVVVAPILGELTARHPGLRIALDPGEAVVDLTRREADLALRTVRPARGDLVVTKVTTARWLAVAAPKVARSLGTLRAWADAPWISWGERLANMAAARWLAKYARGVDPVVRSDSLTVQLSVVGAGVGVALLPEPSIAHYGLVPVKLAPELQEDAAAWPADDLYLVTHRALRDVPRVRAVWDLLLERGRTL; encoded by the coding sequence ATGCAACGAACGCCGCCACCGCGCGAAACGCTCCACTGGGACGACGTAAAGCTCTTCCTCGCGCTCTGCCGCGCGCGGACGGTGGGGCAAGCGGCCGAGGCCCTCGGTGTGGATGCCTCCACGGTTTCGCGGCGTCTGGCCACCTTGGAGGAGGCCCTTTCGGCGACGCTCTTCGATCGCGGGCGTGATGGCATCGCCGCGACGGAGGCGGCCGAATCGCTCATGCCCGTCGCGGAGGAAATGGAGGCGGTGATGGCCCGCTTTGCCAGCGCAGCGGAGGGCCTCGAGCGCGAAGTGGCCGGTCTCGTCCGCATCACGTGCCCGCCCGACGTGGCCGACGTCGTCGTGGCGCCGATCCTCGGTGAGCTTACCGCCCGCCATCCCGGCTTGCGCATCGCCTTGGATCCCGGCGAGGCCGTGGTCGACCTCACGCGGCGCGAGGCCGATCTCGCGCTGCGCACCGTCCGGCCTGCACGCGGCGATCTCGTGGTGACGAAAGTGACGACCGCCCGCTGGCTCGCCGTGGCCGCCCCCAAGGTGGCGCGCTCCCTCGGCACCTTGCGCGCGTGGGCCGACGCACCCTGGATCAGTTGGGGCGAACGCCTTGCCAACATGGCTGCCGCCCGCTGGCTGGCCAAGTACGCGCGCGGTGTCGATCCCGTGGTTCGTTCCGACAGCCTCACCGTCCAACTCTCCGTCGTCGGCGCCGGCGTGGGCGTGGCCCTTTTGCCCGAGCCCAGCATCGCGCACTACGGCCTGGTCCCGGTGAAGCTCGCGCCCGAACTGCAAGAGGACGCGGCCGCATGGCCGGCCGACGACTTGTACCTCGTCACCCACCGCGCCCTCCGCGATGTCCCGCGTGTGCGCGCGGTGTGGGACCTTTTGCTCGAACGCGGACGCACCCTGTAG